GGCTGTCGGCGTGCACATCATGCGATGGGCACGCAAGCTCAAGGAGGCATGATGCCCGGCGTGCCGCTGCTCGGGTCCGGCCTGCTGGCGATCTGGAACGGTATCGAACCGGGCTTCGACGCCGATTTTCTCCGCTGGCATGTCGGCGAGCACATCCCCGAGCGACTGGCCGTGCCAGGCTTCCAGCGGGCGCGGCGGTATCGTGCCGTCGAGGCGACGCCGGCCTACTTCAACTTCTATGAGGTCACCCATCCGGACGTGTTCGACTCGCCCGCCTATCTGGAACGGCTCAACAACCCGTCCGACCGGACACGCCTCGTTGTCCCGCACTTCACCGACACCATCCGCATCCCCTGCCGTGTGGTGTCCAGTCGGGGTGCCGGCATCGGCGGCTTCGTGGCGACGATCCGCAGCGATGGTGAGCCCGATGCATTGCCGGTCCTGATGGAGGCGCTGGCTTCATCGCCGGATGTGACCGGTGTGCATCTGCTCGCACGCCATTCAAGGCCGTCGGTCGCAACGGCCGAATCCGCCATGCGGGCGGGTCCGGACGGTACCGCGCGG
The window above is part of the Tepidamorphus gemmatus genome. Proteins encoded here:
- a CDS encoding DUF4286 family protein; the encoded protein is MPGVPLLGSGLLAIWNGIEPGFDADFLRWHVGEHIPERLAVPGFQRARRYRAVEATPAYFNFYEVTHPDVFDSPAYLERLNNPSDRTRLVVPHFTDTIRIPCRVVSSRGAGIGGFVATIRSDGEPDALPVLMEALASSPDVTGVHLLARHSRPSVATAESAMRAGPDGTARAVLLVEGVSPELLMAAVLAHASDAAFHRACGAVATARGLYQLDFVMTRPGVDGPEETT